The Primulina huaijiensis isolate GDHJ02 chromosome 6, ASM1229523v2, whole genome shotgun sequence genomic sequence catattctttcttgtGCTAAATAGTGAAAGAATTCCTTTCACGATTAGCCGAGAAGAGAATTTgccagttttttttttaatttatttatcaagatCTAGATCAAGTAAAATGGGGAGTGTTCAAAATCAAAAACTCGAAAATGGATTCTCTGGAACTATTAAGCCTATGGACGCGGAGGAGTTCAGGAGGCAAGGTCACATGGTCATAGATTTTATTGCTGATTATTACAAGAATGTTGAGAAGTATCCTGTTCGTAGCCAGGTGGAGCCAGGTTATCTCCGGAAGAGGTTACCCGAAGCTGCTCCCAGTGATCCAGAACCTATTGAAGAGATCCTTCGTGACGTGCAGAAGGACATTGTCCCAGGGATCACTCATTGGCAAAGTCCTAATTATTATGCATATTTCCCATCCAGCGGAAGTATTGCTGGATTTCTTGGAGAAATGCTGAGCACTGGATTCAATATTGTTGGGTTCAACTGGATGTCATCTCCCGCTGCCACCGAACTTGAGAGCATCGTCATGGATTGGATGGGGAAAATGCTTGATCTCCCATCGGAGTTCCTCTTCTCCGGCGGGGGAGGCGGCGTTTTGCAGGGAACCACCTGCGAGGCGATACTTTGCACTGTTGTCGGTGCCAGGGATCAAGTGCTGAAGAAAATTGGGAGGGAGAATATCAACAAGCTTGTGGTATATGGATCGGATCAAACCCACTCTGCTCTGCAGAAGGCAGCTCAGATAGCTGGCATCAACCCCAATAATTTCCGGGCAGTTGCTACGACAAAAACCACCGAATTCGGGCTGACAGCAGAAGCATTCCGCGCGACCGTAGAATCCGACATTGAAGCGGGGCTGGTGCCTCTTTTCCTGTGCGCCACCATCGGGACAACATCGTCGACGGCGGTTGATACGCTGGGGCCACTGTGCGAGGTAGCGAAGGAGTTCGGGATATGGGTTCACGTGGATGCAGCATACGCCGGAAGCGCATGTATCTGCCCGGAGTACCGCCATTTTCTGAATGGAGTAGAAAACGCTAATTCTTTCAGTTTTAACGCGCACAAATGGTTCCTAACAACGTTGGATTGCTGCTGCCTCTGGGTGAAAGATCCCAGCGCCCTGATAAAAGCCCTGTCGACATACCCCGAGTATCTGAGAAACAAAGCCTCCGAAACGAAGCAGGTGGTTGATTACAAAGATTGGCAAATCACACTCAGCCGCCGCTTCAGGTCCCTGAAACTGTGGCTCGTCCTCCGCAGCTACGGCGTCTTAAATCTCAGAAAATTCCTACGAAGCCACATAAAAATGGCAAAGAATTTCGAAGGGTTGATAGGAATGGATAAGAGGTTCGAAGTGGTGGTCCCCCGGAACTTTGCCACCGTCTGCTTCCGCATCTCGCCAATCGAAATCGGGGCAATACTGCCACAGCACCACAGCGTGTCGAAGGAGGAAGCGGCCAACAATTTCAATGCCAAACTGCTGGAATCCATTAACGAATCCGGGAAGATTTACATGACACACGCCGTGATTGGCGGGGAATATGTGATGCGATTCGCTGTAGGCGCGAGTCTCACTGAAAACAGGCACGTCATCCTGGCCTGGAAAGTCGTGCAAGAACATGCAAATGCGTTGTTAACCATGTCCTAATCGATGTATCAACCAAAGTACGAATTTTCCTTTCGCTTTTCTTTAATCTTCGGGCAAGAAAATCAGCTTGTGAAATCGAATGATGTAATATTGTTTGATTCCTAGtgtatatatttcaatattgtaCGTGATTTGGGAAATTATCATTTCATTCTCTGAGATAGCTGCCTGCGAAAATGACTCATGAAATCGACATTTCAAGCGTCCATCAAAACTAGAAACCTTGTCTCACACATTGGTTTTAAAGTTCCATACATAGCCATTATACCTGCTTCTTTGGAAACAAGAAATATTTGGATCTTGTTTTGAGTTTTAATCCGAGGGATCATCTTATACGTTTCAAAACCTTTTTTTTTCACATCGAATTGTATGACATGAACTTTGAAAATCCGACATTGGTTTTAATTaccatatttatttaattaatttttttttaaaaaaaaatcagacataaaacttcttcttcttttttttttgtatatatatacataacacCTAGCTTATATGAagcttgaattttaaaaataaaatatgtatagATTTTTCAAATGAGCCAGCAGCAATTAGTCATGATGTACAATTCAGCTcgatttattataattaattcgCGTGGACCTTATCCTTACCTACCATCACCAGGCAGTTGGGAGtgaatttcattatattttccAACAAATCATTGAAGATTTTACCAACTTTNttttatgttaagagtattattttttattgtgaatatcggtagtgttTATCCGTTTCACAtgtaaagattcgtgagaccatctcacaaaagacatattgatgtctattcaaaaattttttttgtagtaaCTGTATATAGCTTTCAATTATATCTCCTAATAAGAAGTAAAATAATATTCATAAATAAGACAATGTCAGACTCAGTTACCGTTACGAGTTTCattgtcataaaaaataaaattacaaaaatattaattaaaaaacgtgaaaaataaaaatagccaACACCTACATCGTCTCTATTCCATCCTTCACCTAATAGTCAAGTTTGAATGTTTGGTGCAGCTACGCTACAACCACGTGCTTTTTTGTGCCATTAGTCCTGCGAGTCTGCTGCCACCTTCCCCATGGATACGTATATACATAATCTTTTacagtatttatttattttatatttatattacatGTGATCCACAATATTACAAATTTATATACAGCGAAAAATTTGTTGggattattcatgtttatgtacAATTAATATCAGAGATAAGATCACGAGTTCAATGTTAATTGATTGAAAGAAGTGCAATCTCATTGATTTCAATGAGTGTAGTAATTGGATATAGATTGTTAGGGGTGGAATAATTGTCCATAATGAGAGAACAAACGAAATGTAACATTTGAGTTGTTATatcgtttaaaatatttgagtgtaTCGTTACTACTAGTTATAGTTTTATACTGTTATCATcaactataatttttgataaaacggCAAGTGTTCGGTCTTACAACTAATAATACATTTCAAAGCTAATTattgattaaataaattaattagtttCTATGTTTGAATACAACAAGCAATGttcattttttcaaacatttACAAACGATAGATGTGATACTTTTTCGAATATAATAATTAACCAATTTTAAAATCATCTGCTCAattatttacttattttattatattttttaaaaaaaaattacttcccCACCTACCTACCATATAATTAGGGTAAAAATTTaagtgagacggtttcacgggtcgtattttgtgagacagatcttttatttgggttatccatgaaaaaatattactttttatgctaattatattgctttttattgtgaatatcggtatgattgacccatctcacagataaagattcgtgagaacgTTACACATTCCGTGCCACTCACGCTATTAAAATTCACCATTAAtggtttttaaatttaatatacagTAATAAAGAGGGTTCAACTGTCggtttatgattttttggaATGGTGGACTCTGCAAATTCACGTCAAGGGCGTTGCAATTTGACATTGGAGGACACTACATTAATTTGTTAAATAGATTTCagtttgaatttttgtattataAATTGACAATGTCaacttttatttgattatttttcttaatataTTTCTAAATATTCTCGATCTTTATTCATAATACgagttaataatatttatatttacaataaaaataatattttgacataaaaaataatattttttattaatcactcaaatagaatattcatatcataaaattgatctgtgagaccatgtcacataagtttttgtgtaTTCTGAATTCCTAAAATaagatatcaaaaaaattaactcaaatTATTATAGTCAGGTTTGTAAATATCtttaaatatagaaaaatattcaaaaaatttatgttctatttccaaattttaaaaaatagtaatgTTTCATTGTCacgtttttcatattttttccatatttttaatCACAATATATTTTGTAAGAGACACGGCTACAAtaaaagttttatttaaaaaacaaaatataaattatcaatTTACGTAGAATATATTTGTCTAATAAACATTCTTCTaggaaaaaaaagataaattaattttaataattagtgTGAATCTATATGAAATGAAAATAGTCTAAATAATGTCTTAACAtcattgtttttatatattttataaagaaaatatttgcTAACATCCTGTATACTCTACAAAACCTTgtgataatatataaattatataatcacaaaattatgaataatattaaattttaagattaaattttatatatatatatttatttgcatacgaaatttttttaagatattAAATTTAGTTGTTGACGAACAATTATATAGtacttggtttttttttaagataaataTCAACGAGTTTTTTtaagataaatataaattttataggcaaaaacttgtatgagacggtctcacgagtcgtattttgtgagacagatctcttatttgagtaatcaatgaaaaaatattactttttatgctaaaatattattgttattgtgagtatcggtagggttgactcgtctcacagataaagattagtgagaccgtctcacaagagacttactcaattttataatataaaaaagtaaTTATCAAGGATAATCTTATCTAGAATTGAACTGAATAGATAAGTATAGTGTTAttaacattaattataattttgactATCCTAAATTTGGTTATTCTAGGTCTCCAACTTTGTATTCTGTGCATCAATGTGATTGGTGGacatttcattaattaattaatttgtagcATCATTCGGTGTATTAAGGgactttttcattatttttaaaaattcaaggaAATCATTCAACggtaaatttaataaaaaaatacatctgtcaatatttcatttaagattcagtacatatatatatttttttaggaatCAGTACCTGAAAAATATATACTTTTAGTTTTAACCCTTATAAtgcaaaatttacatttttaccttttattatttaaataaatatattattttatccacaaacATTACATGTGTtttctccatttaaaatataattttaaaaaaatattatttctcaattatcatggaataaaagtaaatacttattttgacatacaaagtacctattatgaggtttcagatacttgatttcgttctttgaatactccaaatatataagaaaataatatattttcgaGCATTCACCATAAATTCGGTCATTTTTAGTCTTTTCATAAAAATACAttaggatgacttattcatgtcattttatttttaaaaaaacataggtcatcactcatcatgaaataagattaaatatttattttgacctaCAAAATATCTATTTTGGAGTTCCAAATGCTTGATTTGACTCTttaaatactccaaatgtgtaagaaaatactggatcttcgagctatcacaataaattcaataattgttggtattttcattgaaaatacattaagatgacttattcatgtcatctaatttttgaaaaaacacagtttatcactcattgttgaattagaaaaaagtatttattttgatcGATACAATACCTATTTTgggatttcaaatatttgatttgactatttgaatacttcaaatgtgtaagaaaatacttaagtttcaagtaatattaaatgacttttgatggtgtcatttgtgaagttaaaatgtgatacttaaattggtacaaagagtatctaattaaagtatataaataaattattttactcgtaaatactcatatccaattatttgaggatgccaaaatataatttaaagttaatattaagtgacaccgatgatgaaattcgtgaagtaaaaaagtgatacttaaattaatacaaataatacataattcgagtccacaaatacttgattttaccttttaaatactcaaattccattgagtatgtcaaaatatatagttcgaagataatattgaatgttctttgatgatgagatttgtgaatTAAAAACGTGCTACCTAAATTGATACAAATAGTACCTAATTTGGTTTcacatatatttgattttactcttttaaaactcaattttgattatttttgtatataaaaaaatatagtttcaagtaatattgagcTACTTTTGATGTGtaatttgtgaagttaaaatgtgatacctaaatcgGTACAAAAAGTATCTAATTCGAGTATATCAATACTTAATTTTACTCCGTAAATGAGAAGTacttaatttgagtttgcaaatacttgattttgtaaatgagatactcacaatatgtatttaaatactggatattcgaataagaaacgtaagttcaccaagtgttggtATTTTTATGAAAGATACATTtagatgacatattcatctcatttaatatttttttttcttcaaaaaaacaaattctcaactaagcatgaaaatttaaagtacttatttttacttgagaagtacctaatttgagtttgcaaatgcttgatttcgtaaatgagatactcacaatatgtattaaaatactggatgtTCGAATAgacaacgtaagttcaccaagtattgatatttctatggaataagcatttggatgacatattcatttcatttaattttttttttgtaaaagaaaaatcaaatttccaaCTAAGCatgtaaattttaaagtacttatttttatttgagatgTACCTAGTTTGAGAttgtaaatatttgatttggtacataagatactcataatatgtaatagaatactggatattctaATATGCAACGTAAGCTCACCAAGTGTTTATCTTTCCTTGGAAGAtgtatttggatgacatattcatctcatttaatattttttttgtaaaaataaattctcaactaagtattgaaattttaaaatacttagttttacttgataAGTATCTAATTTGaatttgcaaatacttgatatcTTGAATGACATACttacaatatatattaaaatactggatattcgaataggcaacgtaagttcactaAGTGTTGTTCTTTCCATGGAAGATGCATTGATACGAAGAGTATCTAAATTGGTGAAGTTAAAATATGATAtctaaattggtacaaagagTATCTAATGCGAGTtcgcaaatacttgattttactctcTAAATACTTATATCCAACTATTTGGGGATGtcatataatttgaagttagtatcacgttgtctttgatgatgacatttgtgaagtaaaaatgtgatacctaaattaatacaaataatatttaatacgagtccacaaatatttgattttatcatttaaatactcaaattcgattatttgatgatgttaaaatatataatttgaagtcaatattgagtgacatttgatgatgagatccgtgaaataaaaatgtgatacctaaattgttaCAAATATTACATAATCAGATTCAACTGATGATtgattttatcatttaaaaactcaaatttgacaataagtataatgaaataatattgatacatataatgaatgattatcaataaatattatgaatgaaTACTAATGAGGATGATATCAAATGAAGTATTGCCTTGTCATTTAATGAATACCAACAAGTATTGtgaatgaatattaatgatattataaattaatactcataagtataaagaaaaaaatactataagtataatgaataattaccaataagtattatgtcaaataaatataattgtcaaataagtcattcaatgaatatcaaaagTATTGTCAATTAGTATTGATGAATGTTCTATAAATCATTAATCCAAGAATCGATAGATATGCTTAAAATGCAAACTTTAAGCTCATTTACGAACTATGTTCATAATGCATATCCCAATTAGTCCATGATGAATAATGaactatgtttatttatttaaatgacatgaataagtatcctaattaattttcatggaaatattgcatattcgaatatccagtattttaatgcatattgtgagtttctcatttacgaaatcaagtatttgcaaactcaaattagatacttctcaaataaaactaagtactttaaaattttcatgattatttgagaaattttttttactaaaaaaatattaaataagatgaatatgtaATACAAATGCATCTTTAATGGAAAGATcaatacttggtgaacttacgttgcatattcgaatatcaagTAGTCTATtgcatattatgagtatctcgtgtaccaaatcaagtatttgcaatatGAAATCAGGTACTTATCAAGTAAAATCAAGtacttttaaatattcatgcttatttgagaaatttttttttttacaaaaagatattaaatgagatgaatatgtcatccaaagaATCTTCCATGGAAAGCAAacatttggtgaacttacgttggatatttgaatatccagtattctattacatattatgagtatctcatataCCAAATCAATTATTTGCAACATGAAATTATGCACTTCTTAAGtaaaagtactttaaaattttcatgtttatttgggaattttttttttacaaaaaatatattaaatgatataaatatgtcatccaaacgAATATCCCATGGAAAACaaacacttggtgaacttacgttggatattcgaatatccagtattctattacatattatgagtatctcctGTACCAAAtcgagtatttgcaaactcaaattaggtacttttcATTCAAATGCATGTTCCATGGAAATACCAACACTTGGAGATTTTACGTtgattcgaatatccagtattttatcaCATAttttgagtatctcatttacgaaatcaagtatttgtcaactcaaattagctacttctcaagtaaaactaagtactttaaaatgtTCATGCTTATTTGggaatttgttttttgtttttacaaaaatatattaaatgagatgaatatgtcatccaaattcATCTTCCATGAAAAGCCAACAAttggtgaacttacattgcatattgaatatccagtattctattacatattatgagtatctcctatatcaaatcaagtatttacaaactcaaattaggtacttctcatccaaatgcatattcCATGGAAATACCAACATTTGGAAAACTTACGTCGTCTATCCGAATATctaatattttaatacatattgtgagtatctcatttacgaaatcaagtatttgtcaactcaaattaggtacttctcaagtaaaactaagtattttaaaattttcatgcttatttgacaatttttttttacaaaaaaatatattaaatgagatgaatatgtcattcaaatacattttctattgaaataccaatacttggtgaatttactttgtctattcgaatatccagtattttaatacatactgtgagtatctcatttacgaaatcaagtatttgcaaactcaaaataggtatttatcaagtaaaactaagtattttaaaatttacatgcttagttgagaatttattttttttttacaaaaaatattaaatgagatgaatatatCATCCAAATACACGTTTCATAAAAAGAcaaacaatgactgaatttattgtgattttcgtattttcttacacattcgGAGTATTTAAAGAGCCAAATCAAGTATCATGGAACTTCAAAATAGATactttatatgtcaaaataagtacaaaatcttatttcatgatgagtgagcaactatattttttaaaaaataaaataacatgaataagtcatcataatgcatttttaatgaaaaaccaaCAATAACCGAATTTATGgtgatttttcgaaaatatagtatttttttacacatttggagtattcaaataacaaaatcaagtatctgaaatTTCATAATAGGTACTAATATTTTGGTAGATGGAAAACACACAATTAATTTGGTGgatgaaattatatatttatttaaataataaaatgacaaaaatgtaaatttatctTTTGTAGGGAGTTAAAACTAAGTTTGTAGTGTTGTCAGGTActgatttgtaaaaaaaatcatctagGTACTGAATCTTAAACTAAATATGTACAGAtgtattttttagaaatttacGCATCATTCAATCACTTTATTTTTtgcaattaaattatttttaaaattaattaaaaaacaaaaacaaaaaagagtcctagtcctaatatttttcattatgtaTGCGCGGtccaatatttttcaattatttttgaaaaaaaaattatttttaaaaaatatttccttTACTTTTAAAATATTCGGTGAATTGATTTTACGTAAAAACtattgtgagatggtctcacgagttaattttgtgagacagatctccaATTTGAGTTactcatgaaaatatattattttttatttcaaaattattaattattattggaAACATGAGTAGAGTTGACCATATACTattaattttaaacataataaagaaaaattgtGTGCTAGTGTGTATACCTTTTAAAAGTGTAACAAAATTAGTCTTCATCAGCTTCCCCGTCTCTCTCTCGTACTCACGAACAGTGGTTAAAAACAGTTATTTGGCGTAACCTCAAGTTAGAATGAgataaatatgatttaaaatagcAATATAAGTGCAAAAAAATGCCAATtagtaaatataaaattattataattttatgtaATGGAATTATACGCAATTCATATGATTCAATTGTATGAtaattagattttaaaattaatgcaTTTATGCCTGAtctattgtaaaaataaaataaaatccacatattattttaaaaataatggaaATAATTCTTAACAAACAAATTGAGCAAATatgttttgaaaaataaatcacctaggttttttttaaaaaaaaattggaccaaTATACAACATTtttcaatcataaaaaaatagaacTAAACTGGCCAACGATAGATATAGTATATTTAACATCAATGTCtcgaatttaaaataaaaatatatgattcgAGATTCAATTATAACAACGCAAATGCTGTAAACTtctctcaaattaaaaaaaatataataataatagaactaaataaattactttatttttttcttttatgaaatGACTGACCTTCATTACTCAATAATGAGATTGGCTATATGTATAAACtataaaaatcaaatcaaacaatataaattttcaagattatcaAAGTTACAGTCACCACCGATGTGCCTCGTTAATTTGCGTACGTGTTCTTTCCCTCATAATCGACCCGGTTGGAGAGTCATTCAACCAAAGCAACCATAATTGCTCTAAGAAGTCCAGAAAAATGgcataatattaataaattttaaaaagttaaatcatATATAAGCAACCTCAAGAATGCACAAATATGAAGAAGTTGAATTAGAACTGAAATCTGCAAATTCAAAGAATCCAAAATGTGAAACTTCGATCATTGATCATCAATCATTACCTGGTGAAAATCCTTATCTTGACATCAGTTAATCAAATGCAAACATAGACTAAATAAAAATGTAAGCAACAAGTGAAATAGAACAATTCACGTACATGAAAAAATGATAGCTGTCAAATTGTctctattttctatttttaattcCTTTGGAAAGGGGTAGAATGGTGGTGGTAGCGCAAAGGCTAAAATATGTTTGCATGTTACCATATAATATTTcttttacatgaaaaatatatgtaatatttcT encodes the following:
- the LOC140978220 gene encoding tyrosine decarboxylase-like, giving the protein MGSVQNQKLENGFSGTIKPMDAEEFRRQGHMVIDFIADYYKNVEKYPVRSQVEPGYLRKRLPEAAPSDPEPIEEILRDVQKDIVPGITHWQSPNYYAYFPSSGSIAGFLGEMLSTGFNIVGFNWMSSPAATELESIVMDWMGKMLDLPSEFLFSGGGGGVLQGTTCEAILCTVVGARDQVLKKIGRENINKLVVYGSDQTHSALQKAAQIAGINPNNFRAVATTKTTEFGLTAEAFRATVESDIEAGLVPLFLCATIGTTSSTAVDTLGPLCEVAKEFGIWVHVDAAYAGSACICPEYRHFLNGVENANSFSFNAHKWFLTTLDCCCLWVKDPSALIKALSTYPEYLRNKASETKQVVDYKDWQITLSRRFRSLKLWLVLRSYGVLNLRKFLRSHIKMAKNFEGLIGMDKRFEVVVPRNFATVCFRISPIEIGAILPQHHSVSKEEAANNFNAKLLESINESGKIYMTHAVIGGEYVMRFAVGASLTENRHVILAWKVVQEHANALLTMS